From a single bacterium genomic region:
- a CDS encoding DUF1285 domain-containing protein, producing MSAGGGPLIDVSEHPLAGNFHILSDGTWQHDGEEITHERTWRYLSRHLSTDDDGRVFLTDGKIRVDVVVDDAPLLVTALRPAGDHLRLRLHDDTHDVLDPSTLRMRAGKPYCEIRFGLTARFSNAAWMQLTEYVREEKGRWVLAVGASRNVLPLDGF from the coding sequence TTGAGCGCCGGCGGCGGCCCGCTCATTGATGTCAGCGAGCATCCGCTCGCCGGCAATTTTCACATTTTGAGCGACGGCACCTGGCAGCACGACGGCGAGGAGATCACCCACGAACGCACGTGGCGATATCTGTCGCGGCACCTTTCGACGGACGACGACGGCCGCGTGTTCCTCACCGACGGCAAGATCCGCGTCGATGTCGTGGTGGATGACGCGCCGCTGCTGGTGACCGCGCTGCGTCCGGCGGGCGACCATCTGCGCCTGCGTCTTCACGATGACACGCACGACGTGCTCGACCCCTCCACCCTGCGCATGCGCGCGGGCAAGCCGTATTGCGAGATCCGCTTCGGCCTCACCGCGCGCTTTTCCAACGCGGCGTGGATGCAACTCACCGAATATGTGCGCGAGGAAAAAGGCCGATGGGTCTTGGCCGTCGGCGCCTCCCGCAACGTCCTGCCGCTCGACGGCTTCTGA
- a CDS encoding DUF1566 domain-containing protein produces the protein MHYKWNHQFVIAIAFLIFGSGIAMSCLNGSDDDNSDHSDAAWTDASTGLTWQSARFEEVEWKSANQHCDDLQVSGFDDWRLPSISELRTLVRGCAATESGGSCGVTDDCAAFSDDEAGNKDAAAGGESRADPKTSDDDGDPPPCADHTCLGCDVGDGPNDGCFGVSELEGECDWYWSSSVITDIPEYPWILQFTDAKVFACFPDNSCDGSYSVRCVR, from the coding sequence ATGCATTACAAATGGAATCACCAATTTGTTATCGCGATCGCTTTCCTGATTTTCGGCTCCGGCATCGCGATGTCGTGCTTGAACGGCTCCGATGACGACAACAGCGATCATTCGGACGCAGCATGGACCGACGCCTCGACAGGGCTTACCTGGCAATCCGCCAGATTCGAGGAAGTCGAATGGAAGTCGGCGAATCAGCATTGTGACGACCTGCAAGTGTCGGGTTTCGACGATTGGCGTCTTCCCTCGATTTCGGAATTGCGCACGCTCGTGCGTGGATGCGCCGCCACGGAATCCGGCGGATCGTGCGGTGTGACAGACGATTGCGCCGCCTTCAGCGACGACGAGGCCGGAAACAAGGATGCCGCGGCCGGGGGCGAATCGCGCGCCGACCCGAAAACGTCCGACGACGACGGCGATCCTCCGCCATGCGCGGATCACACGTGCCTTGGTTGCGACGTGGGCGATGGGCCGAACGACGGTTGTTTCGGTGTGTCGGAGCTCGAAGGGGAATGCGATTGGTATTGGTCGTCGTCCGTCATCACCGACATTCCGGAATACCCGTGGATTCTGCAGTTCACGGACGCGAAAGTATTCGCATGTTTCCCGGACAATTCCTGCGACGGGTCGTATTCGGTTCGATGCGTGCGCTAG